The genomic window CGTTACGAGCGATATCTTGGTGAAAAACGCACCGCGGGCGGCCCTGGTACGCGAGAGCGGGCTGGAGTTCTGCTGGCACAAGCGCCCGCTGGTGGTGCCGCGAGCGGGCGCCCCGCGCCGGTCTCCACGCCTCGAACGGCCGTCGCGGCACAGACCGCGACTCGGCGCGCCGAGGTGGGACGCACGGTGCGCGACGCGTCGGTGCGCGAGATGTCCGCGCCGGCCCGTTCAGTCGGCTGGGCCGGGGTGCTCGGGGCAGGTCGAGCGCGGTCACGATCTCGGGGACCGTGTGTATACGCACCCCCTCGTGGCCACCGGCGAGGACGCCCGTGCCGCCGAGGATCTGGTCCCGGCTGCCGGTGCGGCATCCGTCAGGGCCCGGGCCGCCATGCCTGGTGCAGCTGCCGGGGAGGAGGGACTCGTACGGCGCGGCGGCGACGCTCGCAGCGCGACACCCATGGACCGGATGCTGAACCGTCGGCGTGTTGCCGCAGGCTGCCCGTCGGTTCAGAGGTCCGGCGGAGTGACGGCCACAGCCTCGGCGATCCGGTTCAGGCCGTCCGCAAGCTCCTGCTCCCCGACCACTGCGGGCGGGTAGACCCGAAGCACGGAGCGGTCGCTGAGGCAGAAGCTGAGCAGCACACCGCGTTTGGCGGCCTCCACCAGGATGCGCCCGGCGACGGCGGGGGTGGCCGCCTGCAGACCGATCATCAGGCCCTCGCCGCGGATCTCGGTCACTCGCGGCTCGTCGGCGAACAGCTCACGCAGCCGCTCACGGGTCAGCTCGCCGGTCCTGCGCACTCCGGCGAGGAAAGGTTCCGCGCCGACCAGTTCTACGACGGCCTGGCCGACCGCCCCGGCCAGTGCCCCACCGGCGAAGGAGGAGGCGAGCACCGCGGGGGCGGAGCTGCTGCCGCCGATCTGCGCCGAGGCGTGGACAACGGCGGCCAGCGGGACCAGGCCGCCGCCGAGCACCTTGCCGGTGAGCAGGAGGTCGGGGGCGATGTCCGTCGCTGAGCGCCACAGCCGTCCACAGCGGCCGAGGCCGGTTTGGATCTCGTCCAGCGTCAGCAGGGTGCCGGTCCGTGTGGTCTCAGCGCGCAGAAAGGCCAGGAAGTCCTGTGCCACCGGCCGGATTCCGCCTTCCCCTTGCACCGGCTCGGCGATGACCGCGGCGATCCGTCCGGTGTCCAGGAGGGCCCGGGCGCCGGCCTCGTCCCGCGGGGACAGGAAGTGCACCGGGGCAGCGAGGCGGAGCGGCGAGCGCCCGGCCATGGTGTCGGACAGGTGCAGGGCGCCGACGGTCTTGCCGTGGTACGAGCCGCGCAGTGCGATGAACTCTTCGCGTCCAGTGGCGAGTGCGGCCATCTTCATGGCCATCTCCACTGCCTCCGAGCCGGTGTTGGCGAAGGTCACCCGGTCCAACGACGGTGGTGTCGCCGCGATCAGGGCCTCGGCACAGGCAGTGGCCGCGGTGTTGCCCAGGACCTTCCCGGAAAGGCCCATCCTGCCCAACTGGTCGATGGCTGCCTTG from Streptomyces formicae includes these protein-coding regions:
- a CDS encoding aspartate aminotransferase family protein codes for the protein MTTGFIDRYGAAFGRSQAMLLRMAGLLGGEYRADGAWITDNTGRNWLDFGSFGVHLLGHRHPALVKAAIDQLGRMGLSGKVLGNTAATACAEALIAATPPSLDRVTFANTGSEAVEMAMKMAALATGREEFIALRGSYHGKTVGALHLSDTMAGRSPLRLAAPVHFLSPRDEAGARALLDTGRIAAVIAEPVQGEGGIRPVAQDFLAFLRAETTRTGTLLTLDEIQTGLGRCGRLWRSATDIAPDLLLTGKVLGGGLVPLAAVVHASAQIGGSSSAPAVLASSFAGGALAGAVGQAVVELVGAEPFLAGVRRTGELTRERLRELFADEPRVTEIRGEGLMIGLQAATPAVAGRILVEAAKRGVLLSFCLSDRSVLRVYPPAVVGEQELADGLNRIAEAVAVTPPDL